The window GCGTGCATCATCTCCTTCAGCACTATCAAGTATATGGATCTAACTGAAGCTAATAGCGATAGCAATAGACTCGTAGAAAGAAGAAACCCTTGATAAAATAAATAGGCACAATttcatgaattgatttgataatCAGTAAAGACAGACAATGTTGCAACAATTACTACAGAAAATAACCCACAACCTCCCTCCTTCAGTGGTCTAGGCCTCCACAATCATCCTAATGCCAATAGGCAGCCTTTGGCTGCAGGATTGAAGTATTTACGAAGAAGACAACTCAAAATATAAAAGGACACTTGGAGGGCAATCTTGGGCAACTCAGACAGTATTAGTCAATGGCAgagctagttttttttttttttttttttttttttgggttagcaTGCATAAGCACAGTGAAGTAGGATTTTGCAAACCACTTTGAGATGTGAATACAAAAGTGTTCCATCGtttcaaatgaaacattttacaaaaattcaaaacaaagatATAAGTAAATCATAATTGAAGGTGAGAAACAAATGGTAGTGTAACTTGTTGATGTGACCAGTTAAAAAAACTTGTCAGCAGGTGCAGGCGCAATGAAGTAGGATTTTGCAAACCAATTTGAAATATGAATAAATAAGTGTTCTATTGTTTCAAATGAAACATTCTACAAATGGTTAAAACAGAGAAATAAGTAAATCATAAGTGAAGGTGAGAAACATATGGTAGTGTAACTTGTTGATTtgaccaattaaaaaaaattgaaatatgactTCTTAACAAGGAGCAGCACAAGATATGTTTACCTGTAGCTACAAGAACAGCTAGCACTGCGCAGAATGTTGCTGTAGAAATAACAAAAACAGCAATAGCCAGAGCACCAACATATACAGCTGTCACACAGGCAAGAAACAGAGCCAACACACCTCCTACCGCAGCCATAGACATCAGAAGAGAAATGACAATTGCATTGATTGTGGCCGCAAGGAAAAAGAGCATGAACACAAGAAGTCCCGTCAAAGCGAGAAAAGCAATTGTTCCAATCTGCCAAGAATCAGAAAAGTTAAAATAGACATTGTGGAAGTACTCAGAGCATCAATTATGGTAATTATGGCACTTCTGAAAGTGACCCAATTCAGGCCAGACAATGCTTAAGAAACTAAAGGTTCTCCATTTGCTTATCAAACAGAATATAACATACTGACTTATACAGCTGTAACTTGAAAAGTAGAGGGGCAACAACAACAGCCAACAGATACTTTTCCCACTCTGTGGACCTGCTCATGCTTATCAGAATATTGTTAATACCCTCATCAGACCAGTAGTTAGGTAATTTGTCccaatttttggcacttttacATGGCAAATGACCATAATTGGCAATGCATTTGGCTGACTAATGTACGTACCTAACTagaaatcaacacaaaattcagTTGCAAATGCAGAATTACCTAGCTGAAAAATCTGCATTACAAATAGCTGATAGTAATTGTAATTTTGATAACTGAGAATTAGTACATTGCAAGTACATGCTAAATAATTTGCTTATTACCTTAAGAAGAATGGACAGAGTTACTAGAGCAGTTTTAGTAATATAACATTAAATAAACAACCTGTACAAAGGCTTGGAAATGAACTACACTCCAACAACAGAGAGCCAGCTTATCTCACCTCCCAGGAATTAAATAACCACACTATAACATTATAGGGTAAACATGAATAAGCTACATTGATCAAGTTACACCATGCATCCGGTTCAACACAGAGTCCCCCATAAGATCCTTACATTCGAGGCACTTAAAGATTTTTAGCCACATTACATGGACCTTCTCCCTTGTCTCTGCCGATTGTTCCCCTTACAATTAAAACAAAGGCTTCAAATTGAAAGACTCTTGGTGTTCATTTGTGTAGACTAATCAAATATCAAAAGTCTGACAAGCATGAACTGTTCGATCCAAATGACTTAAGAAAATGGTTGAAATCTGTCGTGTTTAAATACTGGATTATAAGGAATCAAACATAGATTCCAAGCTACTCATATGTATGGACGTTCAGACATCCCCACCATCGTCATTCATATCTTTGCAAGGATCAGGTGAATTATTATTCTACAATAAACCATGTACTTTTGTGATTGCCCAACTTTCATGCCAGGTAATCACACAGCCTGCAATGGGTGCTAATGATGCTTCTTTTACTTTCTGCCAAACAAGCTAATAGACGCAAGACTGGTTGCTGAAACATCTTGTAAGGCACTCATGCCATGGAACTACAAAACATTCCTTCTAGGGTCAAAGCTCTGGTTTGCATCTATATAAGATAACAAATCAACATCTCATAgccaaaaactaaaataaaatcaacatcaCCTCACACTCAACCATCCCAAACACCTCAaactcccttttttttatttttttttttattttttatttttttcacattcTTACTGATGAAAGTTATTTGGGCATCAGGGCCTAATCCGGGACACCTCAGCACAACCATCATGCCTGCTCTAGGCGAATTCCTTTTTACGTTCAGGATACCTGACAACTTAAGAGTCGATCATATCATCGACTTCATTTCAAAACGCCAGAATCTTGCACCGACCTTATTGCTCTACGCTATTTCTAGCACTGTGCCGCTTATCACCACTGTTTCCAGACACCACTCCAGCGAACTTCAGTAGACCAACTCGGCAGAAACCATCCCGATGATACTtcagaaccaaaaaaaaaaaaaaaacacctccaGAACCAACCTCGAGTAATCAATCCACGAACCAAACCCGAAAAGGGAATCAGAGCAAACAGTAACTCACCGAGACGACAAGCAGCGCGCGGAGATGAGAGCCCCGGCGAGTCCAGCGGAGGATGCGGCGCCCGGTCTCTCTGGAAGCTTCAGGTAGCAGGGGGACGTCGTCGGCGAGGGAGATCTTGACCCGCCGCACGAGCGGCTCGCCCGAGGCCTTGCTGGTGTGGTCGGGGAACAGGACGGTGGACACCATGCGGTAGAGGACGGCGTGGAGAACCGGAGCCGAAGCGCGAGGCCGAGCATGGCGGGGCGGCTCGAACTCGACCTCGACCttggccgccgccgcctccctcgCGGGGACGCCGTTGGCCGGCTCGCCATCGCCGGCAAACTCGCCATCGCCCGCGTACTCGCCATCGCGGTCGAACTCCGCCATCGCCGCGGGGTTCGCTACTGCTCGGAAGCGGGAGGAGGGCGGAGGAGGACGGAGGCCGCCGCgacggggaggaggaggaggaaaaaaaaaaaaatctccgcCACCGGCTCGGCGAGAAACGAGCTCGCGATCTCTGAAAGCTCCTGCTCGAATTTGTTACTTAGATATTAGAATTGAAATCCGGTGGGGCCCGCCGGGGGTGGGATTTTGCTGCTGCTGCCGACGACCGACGTGAACGAGATCATCCCGGCCACGTGGTCCTCAACTTGTGGATctcatccaattttttttagtaGTTGGGTAATTAGTGGGGCCCATCCCGGTGGAAGAAAGGTGATTGGGAAATTTCCTGGACCGGGAAAAAAAGGACCCTTCCCGACTGATTACTTTGGCACCACTCTATTTCTCCCTATTTATAaattacaatgcgatttttttttttttatattcagtATAGTTTCTGGATTTTTGGACACCTGGCTCGATATAGTTTTTTTCGTTTAAAAAAATCACGATTGCTTATTGaggagggttttttttttttttttcctcaggTTAAGAAATGATTAGTGTTGCACAATAATAAGTTAAGATGTGGGATGGGTTATAGAGGATGTGAGAGGGTGAAGCTGGTTAATTTTTAGTAGATCTAAATGCTAGTTATAGGCGAGGAATGTGAGTAGGAGAGCATTCTCGGAGGTTCACCATCGAGGCCAGTAGGAGTATTGGGTTTCGAGCCTTCAAATGTGAAAAGGCCCGAtagaatttgttaaaaaaagagagtaataTTAGGGTTGTGGAGTCAAATCAGTTTTACTTGGGAACTGTATTAAATTGCTTGAAAAACAGGTTTGGAAATAGGTTCGGAGTGAATACTTAATGGGGTATTTATCCAGAAATTATGAAAGGATTGGTTGCCTAGGTTACACCGTGTAATTATTCTCCCCTAAAAAAATTGGTGGGAAATAGGGTTGCCATGTGTCATGAAAGCCTTCCCTAACAAATGCTACTCTTAGTCCGCcgaatcaaaaaattttaaaagaaaagtaacACAAGATGCTGCCATCTATCCTAAGTTATTCATGCATCGAGTGATGCTCGCATGGCACAAACTAGCAATAAATCCCCGCCATTTGTATGTAAATTCATGGAattatacaaaaaataaataatgtatATATCTTTCCCAAATATGATAGGACAAATTTATGCATCTATGTTAAAAACTGCATGTACACAACACCGTTAAGAATGCCAATTGAATATCTATGTTGGCATTTGGCATTCCATACTCTTCTCGAAATGGAAGCAAGATGGTTGTAATACATAAGATGTCATGCGGCAGTCTCAGAAAATCATAGATGGTGAAGCGAGCTACCCTCATGAAAAATGGATCTTCCAATCATGAAAACAGGGAACATTGGAAAGTTAGTTGCTACTTTTCAGGCAATTAGGCAAACAGGCAAATTTCGAACTAGGACATTAAGTCAAAACTAATagtcttctttttctaaaaactAGTGGTCTCTAGTTTTCTTTCAGCAAGTATttgtcaaaatcaatcaataattGAAGATCGGCTACTTTTAATAAAAGGATCTACAGAAAACCTTTTGGAACAATTTGAGAACAAGCACTGTCTGGTGAgtccatcaatttcaaaaataggaaaaaaattaaacagaAACTTACAAAGACATCGATCACAACTTAGAAAAGCCATCGATTACATGGAGAAGAAATGCATGCATCatatcttgctcataaataaaattctttaaACCATCCAATGGCATATTATCATCTATTTTGGTAGACAACGTCACTTCCTTAAGTGGAAGACAGTATAGTTATACAGAACCTGATTCTTGCTCTGCATTGACAATTACATGTGCATCAAGAGCTAAAAACAGTGAATCAAAGAGCCAGCTGGAGGTTGCAAAATCAAAGCCACAAACTCCTCTGGTATGCTGCTGCCAGCAAACTCATTCCGCATGAAGTCTATTCCACcaaatcaaaaagaagaagaaaaggatcAGCATCAATACTTCCATCTTGCGCACTAGCTCAGCCAAGATTTGCCCACTTCCAGAAAGAGGCATATTCAGCAGCTGGCTGCATCAGGAAAGTAAATATTAGATCACCTGGATACATTGCGTGTGTATCTTAAGGAACTACTTGAGTAAAAGCGGGCCGAGAAGTTGACATTTTCAGTACTAAAACTATGATAAACTGCGATTATTTAGCTAGAATTTCTGGAACTATTCACAGAAGTTAGAATTATAGACCGTACATCTCACGCGCATGCAAATAACCATCAGTGCCAACCGTATCGAAGAATTAGAACTCCTGTCCAGTTACATGCGCATGGATCCCCCCCGTCTTCTTCCAATTCGCAAGGTGTTTCATAGGGTTCAACCGGAGTGCTGCTCTTCATGGCAATTAGTGCACTGACTGCAAATAGGACAAGCATTTGTACATTTTTACTAGGGATGTcaaaaaccaaaccgaaaatTGAACTAACCCGAAAAGTAAACTGAACCGAAACGAAAAATTcggttatttttttttggttttcattaaaaatcgaaatttttttttttatcgaattgAACCAACAATCCAATAAGAGCTTATTActtggaaatgaaaaatatatacaaaaaaatcaaatgcaaaaactgaaaattgaaagttgaaaaccaaaaaaccgaACTAAACCAAACCGAATCGATCCAAAATTTTGATTCGGTTCGGAAGTTTTTCCTaacggttcggtttggttcgatttttcaaaaaatccgAATGAACCGTTGACACCTCTACATTTTACATATAAAATTTTCCAGGAACAATCAGCCTTGAAATGATGCTGTAAAGTGGCGTGCATCCTCAAGTAGTAATAGCATTAATTTCATTATCCAACACTATATTTTTCTCATAGTAAGTTGGACTTTGTCTCAAAATGAGAGTGTAGAAATATATAATACGGGAGATAAATAAAGGGttttaagaaaattagattGTGCCTGCAACACCAATTCTTTTTTCGGCTTACACACCTTTGCCTTTTTAAGTTTATTTTAGTGGATTTTTGTCAAGAATATTATAATCGACCCTCataaaagagcaaaaatttcacaaatatatataatccaTGTTCATCTAGATTCCTAAAAGAGAAGAGTAAGACAAGATAAGCATAACAAGGAAATAGAAAGAACAGGAAAGAAATGAAGCAAAGGAGATTACGGGCTAATAACAAAGATGATAGGTGTGTTTGATTCAATATTTAAAAGCCGTTGAggaaaaattttgtgttttaaAAGCTCCTCAAGTGAGGTAGAGGCCTGTTTTAAGTTTTTAGCATTTTCAATATGTTGAAGGTTCCAATTAGTAAAATTAGTAAGATATGAACTAACAACAAAGATAAGCGGGTGTGTTTAGTTCAACATTTAAAAGtctatttgagaaaaatttagTGTTTTAAAAGCTCCTCGAGTAAAGTAAAAGTCTGCTTTgagttttcaatatttttcgTTCCGTTAAAGatctcaattaataaaaattagcTAGGTATGAGCTAAATGATGGCGTATTTCGGTCAACATTTAAAAGCTTCTTAAGAAAAAATTGGTGTTGAACACTTTAAAGGCTTCTCAAATGAGGTGTGattagtcttaaattttcagCATTCTCGATACGTCGAAGgtctcaattaataaaaattcgtcATGCCTATTTTGTCCTAAAAACTTgctaaaaatctaattttaccccttcacaaaaaaagaaaaagaaagaagaaagtaaagCCCAAAACTCGCTCCGCACCCCACGGTCGCTTGCTCCCGCGCGACAGACTGCTCTGTTCCTTCGCTTGAGTGCTCTGTTCCTTCGCTCGCTCGAATGCTCGTTCTCTGCAGGTTCAATCTCTCCCATCCATCCATCCCTCCCCCCTCGCTCTCCGGTGGTGGGTCTGCTTTCGATAGCTTAGTATCCGTGCATTGTGATGTTTGAGCGGCCCTTGCTCCTTTTTCGTCGCGCTTGTTGCTTTTGTTGCAATGATTGAGTTTTTTTCCGGGAGGAACTGGGTCGGAAAAGAGAGGGATTTTGGGTTTCTGATATTAAACAGTGTGCGAACATTGAGTGATGATGGATTGACATCATTATGATGAGAAAATTGGGGGGTTGGTGGTGGTGTTATTGTTACTCTGTTTCTTGAATTGGGCTTTTGTCGAACACGGTGATCCATGGCATATGTGCCAGTTTTCGGCTTTTCATTGACGAGTGAATTGGGATTCTTAATAATTTACGATTCTCTTGCTGgggaaaaatctaatttggGAATGAGAGGGCGTGTAAATCTTCTGGCTTTACTGAGGCTGAAGGTTAGTGATGACGAGTCATGGATTAGGTTTGTGTTGGTGGTGGCAGTTGGAGAGCGATGAGCAGGTAGAGGAAATCATTTGTTATTTTTACAGCAGAAATGGAAGGCTAGTGATGATGAGTGTTTTTTCTTCTAACATTGAAACAACAGCTTCTTGAAGTGAATGCGAATGAGTCAGTTGTGTAAATGCTATGAATTGACTGAGACTCAAAGCATGGTTTACCAAACAATCTTAGCATTTCCTCGGAGCCCCTTGAAatagctgaaccaaacgcagcctctATATGCTTGCGTGTGTTTTATCAGTGATTACTGTGTCGGGGTCAGCTTTCTATGGGCATTCTGACGCGACTCTGTCTTTCTCATTTTATAGACAACAGTGAGAATGGCGTCTTCACTTGTGAGACAACACCCggcttttccttctctcttctccttgaGGTCCCTCTCTTGGAATGGTTCCGTCACCGCCCATTTGGCTGCCAGTCGCCGCCGAACCCTAGACCTCTCAAAAGCCTTGAGCACGTACATTGTGCCGAATGAATATCTACTTCCTCCTGCTCCACAACAATTGCCTCCTCTGCCATCTGATTTGAGGTCTTTCAATCCGAACCCAGATGAAGGGATGCAACAAAATCAATACTTTCAGCCTCAGAACAGAGAGACCAATACTAGTAGTGGTCAATGGAGCTCACCGCCGCACCTACCACAAGGAAGTGCTCATTTTGGTTACCAAAGCCAGAGTCATCCCAATGCAGGATATCCTAGTCAGAGTTAGAATTTTCTAGGCTACAGATACTCTAATCCTGCTTCAGTTTATACACAACAGCAAAGCCCTGAATGGTGGAATAAGCAAGTTCCAGGACAGGGTTATCCTCAGCAGCAGAATCCTAGTCAGTGGAATATCTGGAACCAGGGCTATGGTCAGTATCAGAGCCCAACTTCGGTGAACACCCCAAGCCAGAACTATCAGGAACAGCCCAGAAGCCCTCATCACTGGAACGACCAAATCAAGGGTATCCGCAACCAAATAATCACCACCAGTGGGCCCTGCAGAACCCGAGTACTAATCAGTGGAACCATCAGCAAGCAACTGTAGTGCGTGGGACAGAAAATCAGGTGATGGAAGCTCCTGCTCCGGGGCCTTCAATTGCTGATCTGAGACAGTTGTGCCAAGGTGGGAAAGTTAAAGAAACTATAGAGTTGATGAATTGAGGGGGTTAAAGCTGATGCCAACTGCTTCAGCTGCTTGTTCGATTCATGTGGGAAGTCCAAGTCTCTTGAGATTGCAAAGAAGGTGCATGATTACTTTTTGCAGTCAATGTGTAGAGATGGTCTTCAGATGAAGAACAAGGTGCTTGAAAGGTATGGGAAGTGTGGCAGTATGATCGATGCTTGGAGAGTTTTCAATCACATGCTTGATAAGAACATTGACTCGTGGCATTTGATGATAAATGGGTATGCGTATGAGCAGATGAGGAAGTTGGGATTGAAGCCAAATGAACAGACTTTCCTTGCAGTTCTGTCAGCATGTGCCAGTATAGGGGCCATTGAAGAAGGTTTTATACATTTCGAGTCGATGCAGAATGATTATGGGATTGAACCTGGGATTGAGCATTATTTAGGGGTTATTGATGTTCTCTGTCAACCTGGGCATCTTGCAGAAGCTATGGAGTTTGTTGAAAAGCTACCATTTGAGCCCACATTGGAGGTTTGGGAGGCATTGAAGAATTACGCACGGATCCATGGCAATCTTGATCTTGAAGACCATGTTGAGGAGTTGATGATGGCTCTTGATCCTTCAATTGCTACTGCTAATAAAATTCCTACACCGCCGCCCAAGAGGCGCTCTGTGATCAACATGCTTGAGGGGAAAAACAGAATCAGCGAGTTCAAAAATCCTACTCTTTACAAGGACGATGAGAAATATAAGAGTGGGAAGGAAGGGGGTTATGTTCTGGACACAAGATATGTACTTCATGACATTGGTCAAGAGGCAAAGGAGCAAGCCTTGCTCTATCACAGTGAGCGACTCACAATAGCTTACGGACTTATCAGCACTCCTGCAAGGACACCTCTTAGAATCATTAAGAACCTTCGGATCTGTGGTGACTGTCATAATGCAATAAAAAGATTATGTCCAAGATTGTGGGTAGGGAACTAATCGTTAGAGACAACAAAAGGTTTCATCACTTCAAGGATGGCAAATGCTCTTGTGGAGATTATTGGTGATCCCTTCTTGTTTATTTATACTCATTCCGCATGTACATAATGAGAATTGTCTTGCTTTAGGCAGTTGGCAAAAGATACGGAGAAGTATGGCTTTTAGTGATGGGAATGAAGTGATGCTGCCAATTGTAGGGGTGAATGTCCCTTTGAATCATAATGTATTCTCATCAGTTACCACAGTTCTGATTGTGCTCTTTTCCAGTTGCCAGTACTCAGTCTAGTTCTTCAGTTTCTGTTTTGCACTTATATGCAGAGTTAGCCTTCTTTCGCGCTTTTAAGATAAAGAAGCGGTTGCTGATACATTTAAGGGCAGATGTTGCTCAAGACTTGGCTCTTGTTCACTTCTTGTGTGCTTGGATTGTACTCCTTCGTATTTACTTGCCAATTTGCTGATATAGTATAGGATGTACGTGTATCTCTAGGT of the Eucalyptus grandis isolate ANBG69807.140 chromosome 10, ASM1654582v1, whole genome shotgun sequence genome contains:
- the LOC104422188 gene encoding uncharacterized protein LOC104422188 isoform X1, coding for MAEFDRDGEYAGDGEFAGDGEPANGVPAREAAAAKVEVEFEPPRHARPRASAPVLHAVLYRMVSTVLFPDHTSKASGEPLVRRVKISLADDVPLLPEASRETGRRILRWTRRGSHLRALLVVSIGTIAFLALTGLLVFMLFFLAATINAIVISLLMSMAAVGGVLALFLACVTAVYVGALAIAVFVISTATFCAVLAVLVATGWIGFLWTVWLATKKSVDLAKHSIGATGSALSAYSTGRHFHHNREPNKISD
- the LOC104422188 gene encoding uncharacterized protein LOC104422188 isoform X2, which produces MAEFDRDGEPANGVPAREAAAAKVEVEFEPPRHARPRASAPVLHAVLYRMVSTVLFPDHTSKASGEPLVRRVKISLADDVPLLPEASRETGRRILRWTRRGSHLRALLVVSIGTIAFLALTGLLVFMLFFLAATINAIVISLLMSMAAVGGVLALFLACVTAVYVGALAIAVFVISTATFCAVLAVLVATGWIGFLWTVWLATKKSVDLAKHSIGATGSALSAYSTGRHFHHNREPNKISD